In Vitis riparia cultivar Riparia Gloire de Montpellier isolate 1030 chromosome 19, EGFV_Vit.rip_1.0, whole genome shotgun sequence, the following proteins share a genomic window:
- the LOC117909132 gene encoding uncharacterized protein LOC117909132, with product MRSPLLAPLHCRENHHLHIATLLHSSLTAVQIRRPSGRFHSILNVAAAVVNASDFASLTGTLAIDHQDLMGRSLRCRRSRWQRTAESEQLSGRESCDHSCADSTDSSEGADSTTSSSSTASTVLKDCNILRDGGNKGIQIGRWRVLCGLGPRMQIHLSPSDPKFPSWAWAIM from the coding sequence ATGCGATCTCCTCTACTTGCACCGCTACACTGCCGTGAGAACCATCATCTCCACATTGCAACGCTGCTGCACTCCTCCCTCACCGCCGTCCAGATCCGACGTCCCTCCGGGAGATTTCATAGCATTCTCAACGTAGCTGCGGCAGTGGTCAACGCCTCAGACTTCGCCTCCTTGACTGGAACGCTGGCGATCGACCACCAAGATCTAATGGGACGGAGTCTCCGGTGTCGGCGCAGTCGCTGGCAACGAACTGCGGAGAGCGAGCAACTCTCGGGCAGGGAATCATGTGATCACTCGTGTGCAGACTCCACCGACTCCTCAGAGGGCGCAGATTCGACGACTTCCTCTTCGTCGACAGCATCAACGGTTCTCAAGGATTGTAATATATTGCGAGATGGCGGGAACAAAGGTATTCAAATCGGACGATGGAGAGTGCTATGCGGGTTGGGGCCTCGAATGCAGATTCATCTGAGCCCATCAGATCCAAAATTTCCAAGTTGGGCATGGGCAATCATGTAA
- the LOC117909137 gene encoding G-type lectin S-receptor-like serine/threonine-protein kinase At4g27290: MDAFVKLVVLFFYVISILRISTAVDTITANQQIKDGETIVSAGGSFELGFFHPGNSKNRYLGIWYKKVSVPTVVWVGNREIPLTDSLGVLKVTDQGTLVILSGTNSTIWSSNASRSAQNPTAQLLESGNLVLRNGNDDDPENFLWQSFDCPCNTLLPGMKLGRNTVTGLDRYLSSWKSTDDPSKSNFTYALDPSGYPQLLLRKDSAVIFRSGPWNGLRFSGFPELRPNKVFNYSFVFNEREMHFTYELVSSSVLSRLVLNPNGNVQRSIWVDETNSWNPYSTAYKDDCDSFAVCGAYSTCNIYRSPRCGCIKGFVPKFPDQWDRVDWSNGCVRSTSLNCQKGDGFAKVSGVKLPDTRNTSFNESMNLEECASMCLRDCSCTAYTNSNISGGGSGCLLWFGDLIDIKELAENGQDFYIRMAASELEQSSESAKTNERQEDLELPLFDLDTILNATNEFSRNNKLGEGGFGPVYKGILQDGKEIAVKRLSKDSMQGLDEFKNEVIYISKLQHRNLVKLLGCCIHKEEKMLIYEYMPNKSLDFIFDQMQSMVLDWPKRIAIINGIARGLLYLHQDSRLRIIHRDLKADNILLDNEMSPKISDFGMARSFGGNDTEANTKRVVGTFGYMSPEYASDGVYSVKSDVFSFGVLMLEIVSGKRNRGFNHPDHSFNLLGHAWTLHMKGRPLELIDASLGEAYNQSEVLRALNVGLLCVQSNPDDRPNMSSVVLMLGSEGALPQPKEPGFFTQRIMLEANSSLSRMAAFSGNEYTITLIYDR; the protein is encoded by the exons ATGGATGCATTTGTAAAACTCGTAGTTCTTTTCTTCTATGTAATCTCCATCTTAAGAATCTCCACGGCAGTAGACACCATTACGGCAAATCAACAAATTAAAGATGGGGAGACCATCGTTTCAGCTGGTGGGAGCTTTGAACTGGGTTTTTTCCACCCGGGTAATTCCAAAAATCGGTACCTGGGAATATGGTACAAGAAGGTGAGTGTCCCGACTGTGGTATGGGTTGGCAACAGAGAAATCCCACTCACTGATTCATTGGGAGTTTTGAAGGTCACAGACCAGGGAACTCTTGTTATTCTCAGTGGTACTAATAGCACCATTTGGTCTTCTAATGCATCACGATCTGCACAGAATCCAACTGCCCAGCTTTTGGAGTCTGGAAATCTTGTACTGAGaaatggaaatgatgatgacCCAGAAAATTTCTTATGGCAGAGCTTTGATTGTCCATGCAATACTCTTCTACCAGGCATGAAGCTTGGAAGGAATACAGTGACAGGCCTGGATCGGTACTTATCATCATGGAAGAGCACTGATGACCCTTCTAAAAGTAATTTTACGTATGCGCTTGATCCTAGTGGATATCCACAACTATTGCTGAGGAAGGACTCAGCTGTGATTTTTCGGTCTGGACCATGGAATGGTCTTCGATTTAGTGGGTTTCCTGAACTAAGGCCAAACAAAGTTTTTAActattcttttgttttcaatgaaagggAGATGCACTTTACCTATGAGCTTGTTAGCAGCTCAGTTCTTTCAAGGCTGGTGCTAAATCCTAATGGAAACGTGCAGCGTTCCATATGGGTCGATGAAACCAACAGTTGGAATCCTTACTCAACTGCATATAAGGATGACTGTGATAGCTTCGCAGTATGCGGAGCATACAGCACCTGTAACATCTACCGGTCTCCAAGATGTGGATGTATAAAAGGATTTGTACCAAAGTTCCCAGACCAATGGGACAGGGTGGATTGGTCAAATGGCTGTGTGCGAAGTACTTCACTAAATTGTCAGAAGGGTGATGGGTTTGCAAAGGTCTCTGGTGTCAAACTTCCAGACACTAGAAACACCTCCTTTAATGAAAGCATGAACCTCGAGGAATGCGCATCAATGTGCTTGAGGGACTGCTCTTGCACTGCTTATACAAATTCAAATATCAGTGGAGGAGGAAGTGGATGCTTGCTCTGGTTTGGTGACTTGATTGATATAAAAGAGTTAGCTGAAAATGGGCAAGATTTCTACATAAGGATGGCTGCATCAGAATTAG AACAAAGTAGTGAAAGTGCTAAAACCAATGAAAGACAGGAGGATCTAGAGTTACCATTATTTGACTTAGATACGATTTTGAATGCCACCAAtgaattttcaagaaacaaTAAGCTTGGAGAGGGTGGTTTTGGACCTGTCTACAAG GGTATATTGCaagatggaaaagaaatagCTGTGAAGAGGCTGTCAAAAGATTCTATGCAAGGACTTGAtgagtttaaaaatgaagttatatatatatccaaactTCAGCACCGAAATCTTGTGAAGCTTCTAGGATGCTGCAttcataaagaagaaaagatgttGATCTATGAGTACATGCCCAACAAAAGCTTGGACTTCATTTTTG ATCAAATGCAAAGCATGGTACTAGATTGGCCTAAGCGCATTGCCATTATCAATGGTATTGCTCGAGGGCTTCTTTATCTTCATCAAGACTCCAGGCTCAGAATAATCCACAGGGATCTTAAAGCAGATAATATTTTACTTGATAATGAGATGAGCCCCAAAATCTCAGACTTTGGCATGGCAAGAAGTTTTGGAGGAAATGATACTGAAGCAAATACCAAAAGGGTGGTTGGAACATT TGGCTACATGTCTCCAGAATATGCTAGTGATGGAGTATATTCAGTAAAATCCGATGTTTTCAGCTTTGGTGTTTTGATGCTGGAGATTGTTAgtgggaagagaaacagaggatttaACCATCCAGACCACAGCTTTAATCTTCTTGGACAT GCATGGACACTCCATATGAAGGGCAGACCTTTAGAACTGATTGACGCATCCTTGGGGGAGGCCTATAATCAGTCTGAAGTGCTACGTGCACTCAACGTGGGACTATTATGTGTACAAAGTAATCCAGATGATCGACCAAACATGTCTTCTGTGGTTCTGATGTTGGGGAGTGAGGGTGCATTGCCTCAGCCTAAAGAGCCTGGTTTTTTCACCCAAAGGATTATGCTGGAAGCAAATTCATCACTAAGCAGGATGGCAGCTTTTTCTGGTAATGAATATACCATTACGCTCATATATGATCGATAG